From Brevibacillus marinus, a single genomic window includes:
- the nusB gene encoding transcription antitermination factor NusB: MKRRTAREKAVQCLFQIDMAQVGLSEAIEMVMEGEEEEGLDYLTFLVEGTIQHLPQIDHELKKYLRGWQLERIANVDRAILRLAFFELMYEPELPEKVVLNEAVELAKRFSDEQSYRFVNGVLSSFLKERQQTQV, from the coding sequence ATGAAGCGAAGAACAGCACGGGAAAAAGCGGTACAATGCCTGTTTCAGATCGACATGGCGCAGGTCGGTCTGTCCGAAGCAATCGAAATGGTGATGGAAGGAGAAGAAGAGGAGGGGTTGGACTACCTGACCTTTCTCGTCGAAGGGACCATCCAGCACCTGCCGCAAATCGACCACGAACTGAAAAAATACCTGCGCGGCTGGCAGTTGGAGCGGATCGCCAACGTGGACCGGGCGATTCTGCGGCTCGCCTTTTTCGAGCTGATGTACGAACCGGAGCTGCCGGAAAAAGTCGTGTTAAACGAGGCGGTGGAGCTGGCCAAGCGGTTCAGTGACGAGCAATCGTACCGGTTTGTCAACGGGGTGCTTTCCAGTTTCCTCAAGGAACGCCAGCAAACGCAGGTGTAA
- a CDS encoding DUF2273 domain-containing protein, translating into MLKELLLEHMGKVLGVAAGLFFGLLYLIVGFWDTLVIIVLVATGYYIGRKFDQKEDLRDILDRILPGKFK; encoded by the coding sequence TTTTGGAACACATGGGAAAGGTTCTAGGGGTAGCGGCTGGACTGTTTTTTGGGCTTCTTTATCTGATCGTCGGTTTTTGGGACACGCTCGTCATCATCGTCCTGGTCGCGACGGGCTACTATATCGGCCGCAAGTTCGATCAAAAAGAAGACTTGCGCGATATCCTCGATCGCATCCTGCCGGGCAAATTCAAATAG